One Acidimicrobiales bacterium DNA window includes the following coding sequences:
- a CDS encoding MFS transporter, with amino-acid sequence MSEDVAEPEAVLAVVPPAFRRLLLNTLVAGVTSTFLWFALTFWVYLETRSVVATGMIGGASAIASAILGPFFGTFVDFHRKHQALVLATATSAACFTVATMVFLTVDRDELLRLRGPWFWLLALTTLLGSVAGGLRAIVMATCVTLLVPEPHRDRANGMVGTITGASFAITSVFSGLVIGTLGMGWAYYLALGLTVVALVHLFTITIDEPEPEPVAPGAPRRHVDVHAALEAIRAVPGLSMLIFLTAFNNLLAGVFMALMDAYGLNLVSVEAWGVLWGFISLAFIGGGLFVSRYGLGPDPLRVLLRGNLVNWAACSVLALRSSIVMLVVGMIVWLALVPVLEAAEHTILQRAIPYERQGRVFGFSQLVENAASPLTAFLMAPLAEVVFMPLMTDGGGADAIGGWFGVGPDRGIAMMFTLAGLLGVAVTAALWTSRSYRRLRSAV; translated from the coding sequence ATGAGCGAAGACGTCGCAGAACCCGAAGCAGTCCTCGCCGTGGTGCCGCCGGCGTTCCGGCGGTTGCTTCTGAACACGCTCGTCGCCGGGGTGACGAGCACGTTCCTGTGGTTCGCCCTGACCTTCTGGGTCTACCTGGAGACCCGCTCGGTGGTGGCCACCGGGATGATCGGCGGGGCTTCGGCCATCGCGTCTGCCATCCTCGGGCCGTTCTTCGGCACGTTCGTCGACTTTCACCGCAAGCACCAGGCGCTGGTCCTGGCCACTGCCACCTCGGCCGCCTGCTTCACCGTGGCCACCATGGTGTTCCTGACGGTCGACCGCGACGAGCTGCTGCGCCTCCGCGGCCCGTGGTTTTGGTTGCTCGCCCTGACCACCCTGCTCGGATCGGTGGCAGGCGGCTTGCGCGCCATCGTGATGGCGACGTGCGTGACCCTGCTCGTCCCCGAGCCGCATCGTGACCGCGCCAACGGCATGGTGGGGACCATCACCGGGGCCTCCTTCGCCATCACCTCGGTGTTCAGCGGCCTGGTCATCGGCACGCTCGGCATGGGGTGGGCGTACTACCTGGCGCTCGGGCTCACCGTGGTCGCCCTCGTCCACCTCTTCACCATCACCATCGACGAACCCGAACCGGAACCAGTTGCCCCGGGTGCGCCGCGCCGCCATGTCGACGTGCATGCCGCGTTGGAAGCCATCCGTGCTGTACCCGGGCTGTCGATGCTGATCTTCCTGACGGCCTTCAACAACCTGTTGGCGGGCGTGTTCATGGCGCTCATGGATGCCTACGGGCTGAACCTGGTGTCGGTCGAGGCATGGGGCGTGCTGTGGGGCTTCATCAGCTTGGCCTTCATCGGAGGCGGACTGTTCGTGTCGCGCTACGGGCTGGGACCCGATCCGTTGCGCGTCCTGCTGCGGGGCAACCTCGTGAACTGGGCCGCGTGCTCCGTGTTAGCGCTGCGGTCGTCGATCGTCATGCTCGTCGTCGGCATGATCGTATGGCTCGCCTTGGTGCCGGTGCTGGAAGCCGCCGAGCACACCATCCTCCAGCGCGCCATCCCCTACGAGCGGCAGGGCCGCGTCTTCGGCTTCTCGCAGCTGGTGGAGAACGCCGCTTCGCCGTTGACGGCGTTCCTCATGGCGCCCCTGGCCGAGGTGGTGTTCATGCCGCTGATGACCGACGGTGGTGGAGCGGACGCCATCGGCGGCTGGTTCGGCGTCGGGCCCGACCGGGGCATCGCCATGATGTTCACGCTCGCCGGGCTCCTCGGCGTGGCCGTCACCGCCGCCCTGTGGACATCGCGGTCGTACCGTCGGCTCAGGTCGGCCGTGTAG
- a CDS encoding SRPBCC domain-containing protein gives MTDHCNVPHRFELTLVVPGTPEQVWEAIATADGIASWMMSTELDAREGGALAFHMGPGVTSNGRVTAFEPARRFAYEEDWDEFSGHPDADVTPLATEFLVEARSGGTCVVTVVTSAFGTGADWENEFFDEMTHGWGAILDNLRLYLTHFPGQHASAIWAGVDDFPATPEETIAALQAKLGAEAVGDKVDERGVLGEVERVVPRHFLVRMESPVPGLLNFYSFNSGETTSGVHVQGYVFSDAASDYAKAEQPAWQAWLEGVAREHAAPEAAQA, from the coding sequence ATGACCGACCACTGCAACGTCCCGCACCGCTTCGAGTTGACCCTCGTCGTCCCCGGCACCCCCGAGCAGGTGTGGGAAGCGATCGCCACCGCCGACGGCATCGCCTCGTGGATGATGTCCACCGAGCTCGACGCCCGCGAGGGCGGTGCCCTGGCCTTCCACATGGGCCCGGGCGTCACATCGAACGGGCGGGTCACGGCCTTCGAGCCCGCCCGCCGCTTCGCCTACGAAGAGGACTGGGACGAGTTCAGCGGCCACCCCGACGCCGACGTGACGCCACTCGCCACCGAGTTCCTGGTGGAAGCCCGCTCCGGCGGCACCTGCGTGGTCACCGTGGTCACCAGCGCCTTCGGCACCGGCGCCGACTGGGAGAACGAGTTCTTCGACGAGATGACACACGGCTGGGGTGCCATCCTCGACAACCTCCGCCTCTACCTCACCCACTTCCCCGGCCAACACGCCTCCGCCATATGGGCCGGCGTCGACGACTTCCCGGCCACGCCCGAAGAGACCATCGCCGCCTTGCAGGCCAAGCTCGGCGCCGAGGCCGTCGGCGACAAGGTCGACGAACGTGGCGTCCTCGGCGAGGTCGAGCGCGTCGTGCCGCGGCACTTCCTGGTGCGCATGGAATCCCCGGTGCCAGGCCTGCTCAACTTCTACTCGTTCAACTCGGGGGAGACGACCAGCGGCGTGCACGTACAGGGGTACGTCTTCTCCGACGCCGCGTCCGACTACGCCAAGGCCGAACAGCCCGCGTGGCAGGCCTGGCTCGAAGGAGTCGCCCGCGAGCACGCCGCACCCGAAGCGGCACAGGCATGA
- a CDS encoding helix-turn-helix domain-containing protein: MRDVDVIEDPGVAAAALDPVRARLLAELADAPASAAGLAARVDLSRQQVNYHLKTLEAHGLVELAEVRMHGGITERLVRATAASYVVSPAAIAEDGARPDDVADRMSARYLIALAGRIMREVGSLARKADATGRRFPTFTVDTEIRFRSAADRAAFADELTASVLDLVARYHHDHGRPHRLVVAAHPKPAVEETR; the protein is encoded by the coding sequence GTGCGAGACGTCGACGTTATCGAGGACCCGGGGGTGGCAGCCGCGGCGCTCGACCCTGTGCGGGCTCGGCTGTTGGCCGAACTGGCCGACGCGCCCGCGTCGGCTGCGGGCCTCGCGGCCCGCGTCGACCTTTCTCGCCAGCAGGTGAACTACCACCTCAAGACCCTTGAGGCTCACGGCCTCGTGGAACTGGCCGAGGTCCGCATGCACGGGGGCATCACCGAGCGGTTGGTGCGGGCCACGGCGGCCAGTTACGTCGTCTCGCCCGCCGCCATCGCCGAGGACGGCGCCCGCCCCGACGACGTGGCCGACCGCATGTCGGCCCGCTACCTCATCGCCCTCGCAGGCCGCATCATGCGCGAGGTCGGCAGCCTGGCCCGCAAGGCCGATGCCACGGGCCGCCGCTTTCCCACCTTCACCGTCGACACCGAGATCCGCTTCCGCTCGGCCGCCGACCGCGCCGCCTTCGCCGACGAGCTGACTGCCTCCGTGCTCGACCTTGTCGCCCGCTACCACCACGACCACGGCCGCCCGCACCGGCTCGTCGTCGCCGCCCATCCCAAGCCTGCCGTCGAGGAGACCCGATGA
- a CDS encoding neutral zinc metallopeptidase, with amino-acid sequence MRFRRDANLDTSQIGDRRGMRAGGPVLAGGGLIGLVFLVVSLLAGGGGDGSGLQLGSDESTSDLSAQCRTGDDANQRDDCRIVGVVNSVQRFWEGQLQGYRRARTVFFEGATQTGCGNATSAVGPFYCPLDQTIYIDLGFYGDLRTRFGARGGPFAEAYVIAHEYGHHVENLLGVLDRAKRGDAGAESDSVKVELMADCLAGMWARGAVDTGYIEELTDADIRDGLDAAAAVGDDRIQERAQGRVDPESWTHGSAEQRQRWFSTGFRTTNVEQCRTL; translated from the coding sequence ATGCGATTCCGCCGTGACGCCAACCTCGACACCTCTCAGATCGGCGATCGCCGCGGCATGCGCGCGGGCGGGCCGGTGCTGGCTGGTGGTGGGTTGATCGGGCTGGTGTTCCTCGTCGTGAGCCTCCTGGCCGGCGGGGGCGGCGACGGCTCGGGCTTGCAGTTGGGCAGCGACGAGTCGACGTCGGACCTCTCGGCCCAGTGCCGCACGGGCGACGACGCCAACCAGCGCGACGACTGCCGCATCGTCGGCGTGGTCAACAGCGTGCAGCGCTTCTGGGAAGGCCAACTGCAGGGGTATCGCCGAGCCCGCACGGTGTTCTTCGAGGGAGCCACGCAGACGGGCTGCGGGAATGCCACGTCGGCCGTCGGCCCGTTCTACTGCCCCCTCGACCAGACCATCTACATCGACCTCGGGTTCTACGGCGACCTACGCACCCGTTTCGGTGCGCGCGGTGGGCCGTTCGCCGAGGCCTACGTCATCGCCCACGAGTACGGGCACCACGTCGAGAACCTGCTCGGCGTCCTCGATCGCGCCAAGCGGGGCGACGCGGGTGCCGAGAGCGACAGCGTCAAAGTCGAGCTCATGGCCGACTGCCTGGCGGGCATGTGGGCGCGCGGTGCGGTCGACACCGGGTACATCGAAGAGCTCACCGACGCCGACATTCGCGACGGCCTCGACGCCGCCGCCGCGGTGGGCGACGACCGCATCCAAGAGCGGGCGCAGGGGCGGGTCGATCCAGAGTCTTGGACGCACGGATCGGCCGAGCAGCGCCAGCGGTGGTTCAGCACCGGCTTCCGAACGACGAACGTGGAGCAGTGCCGAACTCTCTGA